The genomic segment TTAGTATTGTGAATGAGTAATTAAGCAAAAATCATTCCCTAATCTATTTGttgactcacgcacacacacctacacacacacatgtataacacaacacacaccaCACAATTTCCTATcatcattttaaaagaaaatagggTTCTTCGAGATGGCAGCAGTCGCCCCTCCCCTTCGAATTCTCCAGcaacttttctttaaatttcatTGCGAGAAaatagtgccacgttcgtcccggatcaacctcgcttctatctccgcttcggtgtcgtcgttcggtaacgtttaagattcaaaaggcacgtatattctgttctttctgcatcgatcttgtcatattattgaTCGAgccaaacttgcacagtgaatagtcccgaaatttgttttatacatgaaagctcgatttaaaatatcgcaagtgcacgatagtcaagttataataaacgtacgtgaatacgagtatcgatccacaaggactgcgttacactattcttattttcacttaAATTTCTCTAGCAACGATAGAtggagttggtgattaaactaaagtgaatttaatactaaaatgattaaaatgcaagaacaaataatcaagaaatcaatgattaaattggatgaaaatcaaatgagaaacgaatttgttgggaattatcagttcacctaccactcgtgttcagATAATtagactcgacttttactcgtgcattcgacggaattccctagactaatcaatatactctgtcgagctatattaatactaatcataaacatgcagtaatcaagtgtcctcaattatttaacagttcacgattgcattacgttctatggaatccactagctttcatccgggtgaactattactatcgacacgtacccaattccgtatgtctactaaaattgtaagtccgtggtttatactatgcgatcctattgttaattagTCTGTCGAAATCGttaacaacatgcaataatcaaaggaagatagctaggcttcgcttgaaacaagaaataacaatagcataaacaaatcacttgtaaaaatgtcaagaaataatgttaaacaacgagtatgggtaggatcccctcaaatcccaacaaatttagagtttagccaaccaaattcatactaaaaatcaacaatctatgcaagagaataaaatactgaataataaaatactaaatatgacgatggaagatggctgcgacgcttggaattctcgagttcttcgaaagtcttccttactcctagccttctctcccagaaaaaatgatgaaaatatgatgtgtaagtctgaaaaacggcgcccaatctcgtgtattaggttagtggtcttggatagagtccatgaaaatagaaacaaatctcgcagaatcttgctggatcgcgtaactcgctagggcggtaggtattgaccgctggggcgagtgactctcgaataaaaactttgagccttctctctagtctcgctggggcggccacttttgaccgcccgagcgagaaatcttctgttaaattctcttgtccaggctagcagtctcgctggggcggtcagttttaaccgccctagcgagaggtcttcTGTTCGATATCCTCGGTAAGACtagaatgctcgctggggcggtcagttttgaccgccctagcgaggcttcttcgttgttgtgcccattttctgctatatttggttccattcctacaaaataccacaaaacacacgaaatcagtcatatgctaaataatgcaaaCAAAATGCAAGAATAAACTAGAACAAGCTAATATGATGtatgaatgcgactcgaaaccaacactaaaaacacgtaaaaatgagttctatcaaccccctcatactaaccttttgctcgccctcgagtaaaataggttaaagcacgagattctaaacagacaaaataaataaaaaaaaacgaaaTAACCAACACCAGAAAAAgttaatggtgagttaacaattTTATGTTCGTGCCTCAAGTAAATTTTTTCACATCATAATCAAGTCATTTCACAAATAAATACTCTTTTTCATCTACAAATAAGTCTTGGCACTAATTCgaacgtgtgtgtgtcatggtgggtctagtcattcgtacgtcaaatagatcaatcgTCAAGTTATGcaagtcactcaattaacacttcaatacaaatctcactagcatgcatccccgtgtccattcatCACTAACCATCATTTTGAACTTTAGTCAATTTTTAAGTGCATAGAAGGGTGtcgaaaggaaagaaaataagctcaagtggcgaaaagttgggagtacatcgatcattttcattgtgcaattgtCAAGACTGTGTGTCAGACTTCCTcgactccttacatctccaacttttagcctaggaatagaatttcattccttttattttcggctccccctcaccttacatctccttttttcacaaagttctttttacaagaactttgttatttcaacattttgatgcacaattttcacacatgtactccctaggctaagaatatatctTTTTGAattacagctggttaggagtacTGTATTTGAATTCAGGATATTGACAAGGGGGCATATGTACGGTTCAAGGTCAGTCAAATGCTATCATGCACGATCTCAATTAGTGACTTATTTCCACGGGTTTTCATGCTAAATCAATTCATACGTGAtgtctttcaagttaaccaacaagaatttcaaatttcaccattattcctacaaaattctaggccccacacatatgtgctcaaaaagttcaaaatttgcACCAAAACTCATGTTTCAACAATCCAGAGTATCATTCATGCATTGACCCAATCAATATTTCTCAAAGCAACATCATCATCGGCTCATAAATCATGTcaactcaccataaacgactcaCAATCTAACAACGAAAATACACCGATTTAAAAACCCAACTAACAAACTAAATAActgaacaaacaaacaaaacaaactacccgaccccctcatactagagttgtgcaatgccctcatcgcacaaaacgaaacagacacgaaaaacaataacaacttatgaattcaaatgcaacaatagaaaatgcaaaagaaaaagaaaggggaaacagtgaactcccctgatcaaaacTCCTCCTCCTCATCATGCTCAGGTGGTGGACTGCCCTCGTCAGCTGCAGGCGGCATAGGATACGTGTACTGGAAGTGGAAAGGTGGCGGGTATGCTGGAACAGGCGGCCGGCCGGAAGCGTCTAAGCCCAAGTGAGTCGAGATGCCCTGCACCAAGTACTCGATGTTCAGAGTGTGGGCTTGGTCGATGGCCTGATAATGAGTCTGGTAggtggcccaagcgcccaactCGTCGACTCGGTCTCGaatggcacggcggcgtggctgcggtGGTGGTGGATGTCCGACGACCGGCGGTGGTGGAGCGGCTTGCACGTGACCGTAAAATACATCAGCGGGCAGCTCATCCCGTCTCTTCGCGTACTTGGAGGTATGCAGAGCCTCATCGATGGATCTCAGTGGCGGTAGCCACTCATCATCGTGCGCGAAAATCACACCCGCGCGGGCACATAGCTCAGTCACGATAGTGGGGAAATAAAAGGCTAAATTGTTGCAATTGATACAGATAGTCAGCTGCCCGAATATGAGTTTGCCCACATCAATAGGCATCCCGGTATAGATCGCATAAAGAACCACCGCCCTATCCCGCTGTACATCACTCGTATGCCCtaccggcatcaatctcttcGATAGAAAGGCATACCAAAGTGCCGCCTCCAccttcaaaaatttctcaagaaacACCGTATACGTTCCCGGCTGCTTCCACGTAGTGCCCGAATAACACAATGTGTGAATGATCAGATCGTAATCCGGATTCAGCACCCAAGCCTGGAATACCGAATCATCCACTGCCGGTAAACCCAACAAATCATTTATCGTTTTAGGATCATATGGGACTTGACGTCCCCTCACCCTAGCCTTATTTTCAGTCCCTTCCGGGGCGTTAGCGTAAAACTCACGTACAACCGGCACCACAGCCGCATTCGGTTGTGCTAAAAAATTCGTCCACCCTCGTCCTGCAACCTGGAACTCCTCAAAAATATTATCTAAAATCCACGAAGTACATCCCCTCTCAGGGATTGGTTTTCTATGGAGTTTAGCTTGCTCAAATCGCTCCCTAGCCCTATCATTCACAAATATAGAGGGGGTGGATCGAGAACTAGAGGCACCGCGGGTTACCTTCGAGCGTTTGGAAGCCATGGTAAGAGTAGAGTGCACAAGTAATATGAAGTCGCCGGAAAATTTGGAAGCTCGCCGGAACGTGAAGAGGCGGCGGCGTGGGTGGTGGtcggagagtgtagatttggccgGGAAAATCGCGTCTTGGGCTTTGCAACAATGGAGATTCACAAATATACCTGTAAATTGGCAAGAAACCACGTCAATCGCTTCAGATCTGGAGTGGAGGggcgaaaatttgagagaaaagtgTAGGTTTTGCGAGTGGGAGAAGAGAGAAGGGAGGGCGCAGCTTTTAAACAttcgcgactcgctagggcggtcaaaagtgtccgccctagcgagagtctGTCTGCCCGAAAATTACgagtgctcgctggggcggacaaaagtgtccgccctagcgggAGAACCtcggttttaaaaattttaaaaagacgCGAGTGTTCGTTAGGGCGGTCAGTttagaccgcccgagcgagacatCCTCGactaaaataattttgaaaagttGTAACACTCGCGGGGGCGGTCaagtttgaccgccctagcgagggatTTTCGGGaaaaaatgtttttgaaaatttcgattcctcgctggggcggacaaaagtgtccgccctagcgatgCATGCTCGGCCAAAAATCCATTACAAATTACAacctctcgctggggcggttaaAATGAACCGCCCTAGTGAGGtattttcgaaatcattttgaaaaaaaaattttaatgcaaATGCCATGCAATtatctaaatgcaaatgatgcaattaattaactaacgaaaagaataaaataaggagtagaagtagttctcaatttatcgtctagagctcgacttttcacccatgtccttaACGACTGTCttggagccgagtgactccaatttgtggctcaatcgtgccaccaatatagtgctttaatctttgggcgttcacagtaaacgtcccttccttgccgtcatgcaacaccactgcacctgatgggaacacctcggctataacgaatggtcctgaccatcttgacttcagcttgcccggaaagagtcgtaagcgagagttgtataacaacaccgcttcacccactttgaattctcttcttacaatgtgtttatcatgggctcttttggtgcgttccttgtaagataggGCAAGATCATACGCTGTACCTCGGAACTCATCCAACTGACTCAACTGCAACAGTcgtttttcacctgcaagagcaaaatcaaagttcagtgccttggtcgcccaatatgctctatgctctaattctacgggtagatgacatgctttaccaaaaagtaacctatatggtgtagtgcctataggtgttttgaacgcagtacgataagcccacaaagcatcatctaaccgaatggaccagtcctttcgattcacattaaccgtcttttctaaaatcctcttaatctctcgattggacacttcaacttgtccactagtCTGAGGgtggtatggagtggaaactttgtgggtgacaccatatttgcccatcagtttatcaaaaattttgttgcaaaaatgggtgccaccatcacttatgattgcacgtggtgtaccgaatcgattaaaaatgtgttttttcaaaaattttaacaccacttgtgcatcattcgtggcacaagcctccgcctccacccatttagatacatactctactgccaccaaaataaatttctttgtaaaagacgcaggaaaaggacccataaaatcaatcccccacacatcaaatatttcacactcaataatgttattcaaaggcatctcatgacggttagaaatattacctgtgcgttggcatctatcacaattgagaacatacaaacgagcatccttaaaaagagttggccaatagaagccacattcgagtaccttagatgccgtccgtatgggtccaaagtgaccacctacctcacggtcatggcagtggttcagaatttgactggtttcctcctccgctacacatctccttatcatggcatctgcacagattttaaacaaaaacggttcctcccaaaaataatatttcacgtcagaaaagaatttctttctttggtgaaacgataaatttgggggaggtgtgccagtgacaagaaaatttgcgaaattggcataccaagggcacgcatttacctcaaacaattgctcatcagggaaccagtcatctatatcagtGTTAAAGCCATTAATTCTAACAtcctcaagcctagacagatgatcagcaaccacattttctacaccttttttatctcgaatctcgagatcaaattcttgcaatagtaaaatccacctaattaacctaggtttcgcatctttcttagcaagcaagtattttagggcagaatgatctgtatacacaatcacttt from the Primulina eburnea isolate SZY01 chromosome 3, ASM2296580v1, whole genome shotgun sequence genome contains:
- the LOC140827186 gene encoding uncharacterized protein, whose translation is MESKLLGVLKEHRGAFAWKVSDIKGISPSICMHKILMEDKYSPLAQPQRRLNPKMQEVVKAETIKLLDAGIIYPISDSAWVSPVQCVPKKGGITVITNEKNELIPTRIVTGWRVCMDYRKLNDATRKDHFPLPFIDQMIERLAGHEFYCFLDGYSGYNQITIAPEDQEKTTFTCPYGTFAFRRMPFGLCNAPATFQRCMTAIFHDMIENFLEVFMDDFSIFGSSFDECLKNLNLVLIRCEESNLVLNWEKCHFMVQEGIVLGHKVSENGIEVDKAKVEVIKNLPPPSSIKGVRSFLGHAGFYRRFIKDFSKIAKPLSSLLMKDVEFNFDSTCLQAFEVLKKSLVTAPVLTAPDWELPFEVMCDASDTAVGAVLGQRKNKVFHTIYYASKTLNDAQLNYATTEKELLAIVFAFEKFHSYLVLSKVIVYTDHSALKYLLAKKDAKPRLIRWILLLQEFDLEIRDKKGVENVVADHLSRLEDVRINGFNTDIDDWFPDEQLFELSQLDEFRGIFVNLHCCKAQDAIFPAKSTLSDHHPRRRLFTFRRASKFSGDFILLVHSTLTMASKRSKVTRGASSSRSTPSIFVNDRARERFEQAKLHRKPIPERGCTSWILDNIFEEFQVAGRGWTNFLAQPNAAVVPVVREFYANAPEGTENKARVRGRQVPYDPKTINDLLGLPAVDDSVFQAWVLNPDYDLIIHTLCYSGTTWKQPGTYTVFLEKFLKVEAALWYAFLSKRLMPVGHTSDVQRDRAVVLYAIYTGMPIDVGKLIFGQLTICINCNNLAFYFPTIVTELCARAGVIFAHDDEWLPPLRSIDEALHTSKYAKRRDELPADVFYGHVQAAPPPPVVGHPPPPQPRRRAIRDRVDELGAWATYQTHYQAIDQAHTLNIEYLVQGISTHLGLDASGRPPVPAYPPPFHFQYTYPMPPAADEGSPPPEHDEEEEF